One Streptomyces sp. 840.1 genomic window, CCCCTGGCCCCTAATCGTCATCCTCCTCGTCTTCGTCGTCGTCCTCGTCCTCGTCGAAGGGATCGGCGTAGATCGACGACAGCGTCTCCTCGACCGGGTCGCCGACTTCGTCCTCGGTGAGGAGGATCCGGCGGAGCATGTTCAGCGGGTACAGATAGCTCTCCGGGTCGTCGGGGGCGCCGACGCAGGGGTGATCGAGCGCGGAGGTCTCCCCGGCAGCTCCGAAGAACGGCTCCAGCTCCCCGCTGACGATGTCGGGGACGTACTTCCACACCATCTTCCGGTGGCGGCAGAACACCTCTCCCACGTACCAGATCGCGCCCTGGAAGAAGGGCGTCATGCGCTGGTCGGTGACCTCCTCCATGCTGCTCGCCGTCTGCCGGATCAGCTCGTCCAGGGCCTCCAGGGAGGCCGGGGTGAAGTCCAACGCGGTCGCGAAGGCGATCTGTTCGGCCCATCCCTCGTGGGCGTCCCGGCGCTCGTCCATCCACCTGAGCAGGCCGGGGTGCCGGGTCGGGTCGTACGTCTCGTCAGGTTCGGTCATGCCGACGACGGTATCGCCAACCACGCGCGCAGAGCTGCTGAATTGGCGCTCGAAACGCCCAACAACCCCTTGTGCAGGCGGCGTTGACAGCCCCTAGTGTGTTGAACGGCGGTCGGCTAAAGCTGACACGGGGGCCCGACCAGCCGCCCGCCCGAAACACCCAGGTCCCATGGCCCCCACGACCAGGGACACGTATGCGAACACAGTTATCCATCCGTACCCGGCTCCGGCGACGCCTGGCTTCCTGCCTCGCGGTCACCTCGGCGGTCGGGATGATGCTCGTCGGCGTCACCGGCACCGCGAACGCGGCGCCCGGCGACTACGCCAAGGTCACGTCCGGCGGACGCTGCGACAAGATGCACCTCGGCAAGACGCTCCCCCGCACCCCGGACAACTCCGGAGCTCCCACCGGTCAGCAGCACTGGGTCAAGGGCGGCGCGGACGAGGAGTACTACTTCAACCTCGAGTTCAAGGGCTTCGAGAACGTCCCCGCGCCGACCCGCGCCGACCTGAACAGCGTCGGGAACACCGACGCGGACGTCAAGAAGTGGGATTCCGCCTATCGCACGTCGCGGAACCCCGAGGACATGAAGCGCGCCATCTGGTCCCGCTACGCCCGCTACATCCAGGGCAAGCCGTCCCCGAAGGCGTTCAAGTCGTGGGTGCCGCAGAACCTGATCGGCGCCCAGCACTCCCGGGAGAAGGGGGGCGTCTTCGAGCGGAAGGCCGTCCAGGACTTCAACCTCGTCGGCCCCGACTGGCAGTGCGAAGTGAAGGTCGAGATCTTCGACAGGAACGGCAACAAGATCGCGTCCCGGCGTTACGACGCCTACAACCAGCGCACCGGCGAACTGGGCGAGTTCAAGGCCGACGGCAAGCGGAAGACCAGCCAGTTCAAGAACGACAAGATCATCCTTCGCCACCGGGACGCGAAGTACGACTTCACGAAGTCAAAGTTCACCATGTTCGCCGGGGAGAAGCCCAACAGGGCCACCACCAGGGAGTACGCGGCGGAGAACGCCAAGCTCCGCGCCGAACGGGGCTCGGGCAACAACCCGATCCGGATCGCGGAGCGGCGGGCGACGGCCAAGGGGCTGTGGCCGCAGACGAAGTACACCAAGACCTACCCGGTCTTCAACCCTCGCCCGAACACCGGCACCCAGGGCCCGATCAACTCCACGGCCTACGACTCCGGGAGGAACCCGGCGCAGGCGCGGCAGATCCAGAACCAGTACAACCAGATGAACACCCGCGGCGCCCTCGGCCGGGGCCCCGGCGGCGTCGACTTCTCCACCCTGGAGCTCCAGTACGTCGGCAGCCCCGTCAAGGGCAAAGGGCTGGACTACAGCATGAAGGCCGACTTCATGCCCGACGAGGACAACAACCCCGGCTGGGGCGGGCAGGCCAAGCTCGAACTGGCCTCGGACGCCCTGTTCACCTGGCTGGCCCTCACCCCCGACCGGCAGTGGGTGAACCTGAATCCGGACCAGCCGGACAAGATCATGGACAAGGGGTTCGGGGGGACCGACGCCGGACGCGTCCTCCTGGAGGCCGACATGGAGATGAAGCGGGACTTCTCCCGCGCCATGGACCCCAAGAAGTCCCCCGGCAAGGAGTTCATGAACGCCGCCCCCAAGGTGGACGGGGTGCCGTGCTGGGGATCCGGCCGCAACTGGATCGTGCCCGGCCGGGCGAAGGTCCGCGAGCAGGACGGCGGCATCTACATCCTCGACGCCCCGCTCAAGCTCAACCACGCGGCGATGGACTTCGACACCCCTGTTCAGGGCGAGGACTGCTCGAAGAAGCTCAGCAAGGCGGAGAACGAGCGCAGCCACGAGCTGATCACCCAGTACCTCGTTCCGCACGTGGAGAAGCAGGTCAACACCGAGAAGAAGTACGCCGACCTGCGCCGCGTCTACAAGTCCCGGGTGGCCGCCGAGTGGATCCGGCAGCAGGACGCCAAGAAGGCCACCGACTTCCGGCCCATCATCAACAGCAACAGCCTCAAGCGGTGGCCGCTGCGGGGTGAGAACGCCGACTGGGACAGCCGCACCGTGTGGAAGGAGATGGTGAAGTCCTTCACCGAGGGCGACTTCACCTACGAGTGGCCCCTCGGCGACGGACGGGTCTACACCTTCTTCGTCGGCGGCGTCGACTTCTCCAAGGCCCCCAAGCGCAACGTCACCCCTGCGGAGTTCCAGCTCCAGCACCGGCGCCTTCCGCAGACGACGAAGGACAGCGTGCGGGCGCAGACCTCCGAGCGGGACGCCGAGGTGACGTTGCTCGGCGGGAGCGGGTCCGCGAAGACCGACGGCGGCAAGCCCGACCCCACGCCGTCCCCCACGGACACGGGGAAGCCGACGCCGACGGACGCCCCGTCGACTCCGGCGCCGGATCCCACCACCCCGGGCCCCGGCGACACCCCCAAGCCGACCCAGCCCACGGCGAAGGACCCTGACGGCAACCTCGCCCACACCGGGTCGGATGTCCCGGTCGGCCTGATCAGCGCCATCGCGGCCGCCGCCGTCGTGGCGGGCGGAGCACTGGCGTGGTGGATGCGCCGGCGCAAGGCGGACACCACCAGCACCAGCTGACACCAACCCGCGTTCGCGGCTGCGTCTGTTGCCGTTACGGCTGTCGCTGTTACGGCTGTCGCTGTTGCGGCGGCTGCGGCTGCGGGCGGCCCCGATGGCGCAGCGGTCGCCGCGCGGAGCGTAGGCGGAAGGCGGTGCCACCGGCTCGACCGGTGACACCGCCTTCCTGCGCGTCCTGGCGGTTTCCCGGGCGGATGCGTGTGGCCGCCGTCATGCGGGACGGCCGTGGGGCCCGCGGTCATCGCAGTCCGACGCATTCGTCGGCCAAGGCGCAGAGCCGGCGGATCAGGCTCACGTACCCGGCGGGGTCCGTGGCGGGCCGCGCATGGGGCGCCGCATCGAGCCACTCGTGCCACAGGCCGCCCGGGGCCAGGAACGGGGCGGCATGGTCCGCCCCGAGGTTCAGGCCGGTGAACACGAGGGCGCCCATGACCACGGGCTGGTCGTAGCCGAGGTCGGGGCGGCGGAGGTAGCGGTCGAGGTAGGCCGCGAGCAGCTCGGCGTCACGCGGTGTGCCGAAGCGGGCCAGGGACACGCAGTACGCCAGACCCGCGCAGCAGACCGCACTGGCCAGCAGGAGCTCCCCGAGGCGCTCACGGAATTCGGTCCGGTCGGAGACCGCGATGAGCCATGCGGCGGTCCTCCGCTCGCGCCATCCCCCCTCCAGGAGCCTGTCGATTTCGTGCGGGGTGACGCGTCCCGCGTCGCTCCCGAGATCTCGCACGAAACGGTCGCGCTCAGGGCCGTCCAGACGCAGCGCGCTGCCGCCGAGTCTCAGGTAGCGCCGCTCCGGCGTGACGTAGCGGCGTACCAGGGACCGCAGTTCGGTGTCCTCGTGGGCATGTCTCATCGCCCGATCCTGGCTCTCCGGCACGTCACCGGGCCAGCCCTTTGCCCACGTCGTGCATCACCGGGCCGGCCCCTTCCCCACGTCGTGCAGGGGGCCGGGGCCCCGCCGGTCCGGGAGCCGCCGGGCCGCTGCCCACACGGCCAGGGCGGCGAGGGCGTAGGCGGCGCCGAGCAGGCAGGAGGCCGGCCAGCCCTCGGCGGCGTAGGCCCAGGTCGTGGTGGTGGCGCCGAGGGCGGAGCCGAGCGAGTAGAAGGCCATGTAGGCGCCGATGACGGTGCTGGAGCGTTCGGGGTGCGCGGCGGTGAGGAGGTGCTGGTTGCTCACGTGGACGGCCTGGACGGCGAAGTCGAGCAGCACGACGCCCGTGAGGAGCGGCCACAGGCTCGGGGCCGTCCGGGCGGTGAGGGCCCAGGACACGGCCAGCAGCGCCAGCGACCAGCCGGTGACGGCCTGGGCGCGCCCCGCGTCGGCCCAGACGCCCGCCCGCGCGGCGGCCACCGCGCCGATCAGGCCGGCCAGGCCGAACAGCCCGATGGCCGCCGTACCGAAGTGCCACGGCGCGGCCCCCAGCGGCAGGGCCAGCCCGCTCCACAGCGTGCCGAAGGAGGCGAACAGGAAGAACGCGATCAGCCCTCGGCCTAGGAGGAGGCGGTCGGTGGCGACGAGACGCCCCGCGCCGGCCAGGACGTCCCGGTAACGGGCCCGCGCCGGACGGGTGTCGGGGTGCAGTGTCACGTGGGCGAGCAGGGCGAGCGCGAGGCAGAGCGCCGCGAGTACGGCGTAGACGGCCCGCCACCCGAGGCTGTCGCCGAGTACGCCCGCGAGCAGACGGACGCCGAGGATCCCGAGCACCACGCCCGAGGTGACCGTGCCGATGTTGCGGCCTCGCTCCCCTGCGGGCGAGGTGGCCGCGACGTAGGCGACCGTGATCTGCACGACCACCGCGAACAGGCCGGCGAGCGCCAGGCCGGCCCCGGCGGTCGCCGCGCCGGGCGCGAGGGACGTGATCGCCGCTCCCGTACCGGTGAGGACCAGGTGCCCGACGATCAGCCTGCGCCGGTCGAATACGTCCCCGAGGGGCACCAGCAGGACGAGCCCGGCGAAGTAGCCGAGCTGGCCGGCGGCGACCAGCCGCCCCAGCGCCGGCCCGGCAAGCCCGAGGTCGCTGCCTGCGGACTCCAGCACCGGCTGGATGGCGTAGATCGTGGACACCGCCACCGCGCACACCGCCGCCAGGACGAATCGCCGGCCGTTCGTCATCGTTGACGGCATGCCGCCCACCCCTCGATTGGTTTTAATATGCAACCAATGGAGAGTAAGGCGTCCCGGCGTGAGGCACAATGGTTTCAATCTGCAACTCACGCGAGGGAGGGTCCGATGACGGACGCGGTACCGGCCGAGCGGGACCGGGAGGACACGCACCGGACCGGTCAGGACTGGACCGGTCAGGACTGGACCGATCCGGCGTGTCCGGTCGCGCGCGCGGTCGATCTCGTGGGCGACCGCTGGAGCCTGCTCATCGTCCGGGACGCGATGGACGGCGCGGCGTCGTTCACCGACTTCCGCAACCGCCTCGGCGTCGCCCGCAACATCCTCAGCGACCGGCTCCGCAAGCTCACCGCGCACGGCGTCCTGGCCACGAGCACTCCGCCCGGGGCCAAGCGCCACACCTACCGGCTCACCGACGCCGGCCAGGAGCTGTTCACCGCCGTCGTCGCGCTCAGGCAGTGGGGCGAGCGCCACGCCTTCGCGCCCGGCGAGGACCACTCCGTCCTGCTCGACGACGCGGGGCGGGACGTGCCCCGCTTCCACGTTCTGGACCGGAGCGGCCGGCCGGTCACGGCGGCGACATCACATGTGCGCAAGGCCGGTGAGTGACGCGGCCGGAGCGCCCGGCCCGCACCCTCAGCCGGCCGCCGCGCCGAACCACCTGGCCAGCACACCGAGCAGCTCCCGCTGATCCTCGCCGGCCCACGCCACATGGCCGTCCGGCCGCAGCAGCACCGCGGGGACGTCCATTTCCCCGCCGCCGTCGACGACATGGTCGACACGGTCCGCCCAGCCCGCCACCGAGAGAGCACCGGTCCGGTCGAGCAGCAGCCCGCGGCCCTCGTGCAGCAGCGAGTAGAGGCGTCCGCGCCCCAGTTCCACGTCCCGCATCCGGCGGCCGAGCAGTTCGTGGCCCTCGCCGAAGTCGTAGCGGACCCCGACCGCGGTGATCATCCCGGTGATGTAGGCGTTGACCTCGTCGAAGTCCATCAGCCTCCCGAACAGCTCCCGCAGTGCGGCCGCCCCCGGGTCGGTGCCAAGCAGCGTGCTCTGCGCACGCGTGTTGACGAGCACCTGGGCGCCCACCGGGTGCCGTTCGGCGTGGTAGCTGTCCAGCAGCCCCTCCGGCGTCCAGCCGTTGACCGATGCGGCCAGCTTCCAGCCGAGGTTGAAGGCATCCTGCACCCCGAGGTTGAGCCCCTGACCACCGTTGGGCGGGTGGACGTGCGCGGCGTCGCCGGCCAGCAGCACCCGGCCGACCCGGTACCGCTCGGCCTGCCGGGTGGCGTCCCCGAACCGGGACAGGCCGCGCGGCGAGTGCACACCGAAGTCGGTGCCCGCCACAGCCCGCAGCCGCTGCCTGAACTCGTCGAGGGTCGGCACGGCCGTACGGTCCTCGGCCACGCCCTTGGCCGGGACGACGACGCGGTACGTCCCGTCCCCGTTCGGCACGGCGCCGAAGCGCAGTTGGGTCCTGCGGACCCGTGCCACGATCCCGGCGACCACCTCCGGGTCCTCGGTCATCTCCATGTCACCCAGCAGCGTCTCGGTCCTGGCGGGCTCGCCGGGAAATCCGACGCCGAGCGCCCGGCGCACCGTGCTGCGGCCGCCGTCGCAGCCGACGGCGTAGCGCGAGCGCAGCCGCGTGCCGTCCACCAGGTCGACGCGCACCCCGTCCTCGTCCTGGCTCAGCCCGGCCACCTCGCGGCCACGCCGGAAATCCGCGCCGAGTTCGACGGCGCGCTCACCGAGCAGCCGTTCGGTGACCGGCTGCAGCGTGGAGAGGCCGTACGGATGCGCCGTGTCCAGCCCGTCGGGCCACGGCTTGCGGATGCCGCCGAAGAAGCCGCCGGCCTGGAACTTCTCGCTCACCGCGAGGAACCGGTCCAGCAGTCCGCGCTGGTCCATCAGTTCGACGCTGCGCGTGTGCAGTCCGCGCCCCCGGGCCTCCCCCGTCGGCCCGGACAGCTTCTCCAGTACGACCACGCGCACGCCGTGCAGCCGCAGTTCCGCTGCCAGCATCGAACCGGTCGGGCCCCCGCCGACCACGATCACGTCGGACATCACAACCCCTGCGACCCCTCGCGCCCGCAACCCGTTCCGCTTCCCGCCCGCCGCAGCGCCCGGACGGCCCCGGCCGCCAGCGCGGCGACGACGTCGGCCGCGGGCGGCACGTCCGTGATCAGGTCGATGTCCTCACCCGCCCAGACCGGCGCGGGCGGCACCTCGCCGTCCGCCACATCGGCCTGGTACCGCTGCCGGGCCCCGGGGTCCGCCGCGAGTTCCGCCTCCCGGTCCCGCCACCGGTCGAGGTAGGGATGGCCGAGGGTGCGAGCCGTGTACTTCGCCGGCCACCGGGACCCCCGGGCGATGTCCAGGACCCGGCTGCGCTCGGTGTCCTGCCCGCGCCCCCGCACGATCGCCTCGGTGGCCGAGGGGTCGGTGAGCGCCTCCGCCGTGGCCTGGAACCGGGTCCCGACGAGCGCCCCCGCAGCGCCCAGGGCCAGGGCCGCGGCCACCCCCCGGCCGTCGGCGATCCCACCGGCCGCGAGCACCGGGACGGGCCCCGCCAGGTCCACCACGACGGGCACGAACGGCAGCGTGGACCGCCCGTGCCGGGCCCCGTGCCCACCGCTCTCGGTGCCCTGCGCCACGATGACGTCGGCGCCCAGGTCCACCGCCTGCCGGGCCTCCTCCAGGTCCGTGACCTGGATGATCAGCGCGGCACCCGCCGCACGGACCTGTTCGGTGAACGGGCCCGGATCCCCGAACGACAGCATCACCGCCCGGGGCCCGTACTCCAGCGCCCGCCCGACCCCGCCGGCGTCCACCGCCCAGCTGAGGAAGCCGACGCCCCACGGCTCCTCGACGTCCGCCATGAGCGGCAGTTCGCGCGCCAGCCAGTCCGGGTCGCCCATCCCCGCGCCGAGCAGGCCGAGCCCGCCGCCGCGCGAGACGGCCGCCGCCAGCGCGCCCCCGGCCGACCCGCCCATCGGCGCCAGTGCGACCGGGTGCCGTACACCGAGCAATTCCGTGAACGCAGTAGACAGCTCCATGCCCCAAGCATCGCTCGTACCCACCTTTTTGTGGGTACTTGGCAGCCGAACCCGCCGGGGCGAACCTGGATACGGAAGACGGCGGAGCAACGCACCGAGCGGGAAGGAGGATTCGGGAGGAGAGGGCGCGTCCGGTCAGGACGCCGAGGCGGAACCGGTCAGCCGGTCCAGGCGGCGGTGCCCCCAGTCGGACAGCGGCCCCAGCGTCTCGGACAGTTCCCGCCCGAACGGGGTCAGCGAGTACTCGGTCCTGAGCGGCAGTTCGTCGTACACCTCCCGGTGCACCAGCCCGTCGTCCGCCATCTCGCGCAGCGCCTGCGTCAGCACCTTCTCGCTGAGCCCCGGCAGCTGCCGCCGCAGCTCCCCCGGGCGGCACGGCCCCGACTCCAGCAGCCAGAGCAGGGCGGTCTTCCACTTGCCGTCGATCACCGCGATCGCGGCCGTCACTCCACAGACATTCAGGTCCTTCGCACGGCTGCGCGTCATCTCGGTCCGTCCACCGCCTTCGTCCACGTTCTCAATGATCAATGGAGTTGAACCATGTCCACGTTCTCGTCCACGTCTTCGTCCACGCCCTCCGGACAGTCTGCCGTGACCGTGCTCGGCCTGGGGCCGATGGGCCGTTGTCTGGCCCGTGCGTTCCTCGACGCGGGCCTCCGGACCACGGTCTGGAACCGGACGCCGGGCCGGGACCGCGAGCTGCTCGAACGCGGTGCGACGGGCGCCCCGTCGGCCGGGGAGGCGGTCGCCGCGAGCCCGCTGACCGTGGTGTGCGTCGTGAACTACGACGCGGCCGACGCCGTCCTGCGCGACGACGCGGTCACGGCCGCGGCCAAGGGGCGCACGGTCGTGAACCTGAGCGCGGACACCCCCGACCGGGCCCGGTCCACCGCGCAGTGGGCCGCCGGACACGGCATCCGCTACCTGGACGGCGCGATCATGACGCCGACCACCACCATCGGCACGCCGGCCGCGGTATTCCTCCACAGCGGTCCGGCGGAGCTCTACCGGGAGCACCGGCCGGTACTGGACGCGCTGGGCGGCAGCCACACCCATCTGAGCGAGGAGATCGGCCGGGCGGCCGCGTACGACGTCGCGCTGCTGGACGTCTTCTGGACCGCCATGACCGGCTTCGCACACGCCCTGGCGATAGCACGGGCGGAAGGGATCACGGCAGGCGAACTGGCCCCGTTCACCCAGGGGATCGCCGCGATCCTGCCCCCGATCTTCGAGCAGTACGCACGGGCGCTGGACGACGGGGACTTCTCCGGCGACGACAACCCGCTCACCTCGGCGGCATCCTCGATGGCGCACATCGCCCACACCTCCGAGTCCCACGGCATCGACGCGGGCGTGATGCGCGCGGCCGGGGAACTCGCGCGGCGGGCCATCGACGACGGACACGGCGCCGACGGCTTCGTCCGGGTCGCAGAACTCCTGGGCCGGGCAGCCCCGTTCACCCCGCCCGCCCCGCTCACCCCGCTCACCCCGCTCAGCCAAGGAACGCCGCGACCGACGAGGTGAACCGGCCGGCGTCGTCCAGCCACGGATAGTGCCCGGCCCCCGGCTGAACGACGAACTCCGCGCCGGGGAACAGCGCGGCGAACCCGGCCACCGCCGAAGGGGGACTGTTCAGGTCGAACTCCCCGGCGAGCAGCAGGACCGGGGAACCGAAGCCCGCGAGCGCCGCACGGGTGGCTCCGGGATCGAAGGCGCCCTCGGCCCCGAAGCCGGCGACGGCCTCCGGGTTCTGCGGCCGGCTCGCCGCGGAGTGCTCCCGCGCCGCCGCGTCCCAACGGCCGTAGAAGAACGGGGCCACGGCCTCCCGGTCACCCTCCGCGCCCCGGGTGAGCGCCTCCAGCGCGGTGATCGCCTCCGGGTACCACGGCTCGCCCTTCCGGAGCGCCGCGAGCTCCATGCGCTCCTGCCCGGTGATCTCGATGCCGACGGCCCGGGTGCTGGGGGTGATCAGGGCGAGCCGGCCGACGCGCTGCGGGAACCTGGCCGCGTACAGCGTCGCGATGTTCGTACCGGCCGAGTGCGCGAGCAGGTCCGTCCGGGGCAGGCCGAGGTGTTCGCGCAGCGCCTCGACGTCGTCGACGAGCCGGTCGCACCGGTAGGAGGACGCGTCCTGGGGGACCGCTGACCGTCCGGTGCCGCGCAGGTCCGGGACGATCAGGCGGCGGTGCGCGGCCAGGCCGCCGAGTTCGCCCAGGTAGCGGGAGTCCGCAGGGCCTCCCGGAACGCAGAGGAGCGGGGCGCCGTGCCCGTACACGCGGTAGGCGAGCAGGGTGCCGTCGGATGCGGGGAAGGTGGTCATAGAAGCGATCGTGTCACCCATAACCTGGTTATACAACTGGGTTATGGGTGGCGGATCAGGGTATATAACTTGGTTGTGGCAGGTGGAGAGAAGGACACGCGGACGACGGCCCA contains:
- the rox gene encoding rifampin monooxygenase — protein: MSDVIVVGGGPTGSMLAAELRLHGVRVVVLEKLSGPTGEARGRGLHTRSVELMDQRGLLDRFLAVSEKFQAGGFFGGIRKPWPDGLDTAHPYGLSTLQPVTERLLGERAVELGADFRRGREVAGLSQDEDGVRVDLVDGTRLRSRYAVGCDGGRSTVRRALGVGFPGEPARTETLLGDMEMTEDPEVVAGIVARVRRTQLRFGAVPNGDGTYRVVVPAKGVAEDRTAVPTLDEFRQRLRAVAGTDFGVHSPRGLSRFGDATRQAERYRVGRVLLAGDAAHVHPPNGGQGLNLGVQDAFNLGWKLAASVNGWTPEGLLDSYHAERHPVGAQVLVNTRAQSTLLGTDPGAAALRELFGRLMDFDEVNAYITGMITAVGVRYDFGEGHELLGRRMRDVELGRGRLYSLLHEGRGLLLDRTGALSVAGWADRVDHVVDGGGEMDVPAVLLRPDGHVAWAGEDQRELLGVLARWFGAAAG
- a CDS encoding NAD(P)-dependent oxidoreductase; this translates as MSTFSSTSSSTPSGQSAVTVLGLGPMGRCLARAFLDAGLRTTVWNRTPGRDRELLERGATGAPSAGEAVAASPLTVVCVVNYDAADAVLRDDAVTAAAKGRTVVNLSADTPDRARSTAQWAAGHGIRYLDGAIMTPTTTIGTPAAVFLHSGPAELYREHRPVLDALGGSHTHLSEEIGRAAAYDVALLDVFWTAMTGFAHALAIARAEGITAGELAPFTQGIAAILPPIFEQYARALDDGDFSGDDNPLTSAASSMAHIAHTSESHGIDAGVMRAAGELARRAIDDGHGADGFVRVAELLGRAAPFTPPAPLTPLTPLSQGTPRPTR
- a CDS encoding helix-turn-helix domain-containing protein, whose product is MTDAVPAERDREDTHRTGQDWTGQDWTDPACPVARAVDLVGDRWSLLIVRDAMDGAASFTDFRNRLGVARNILSDRLRKLTAHGVLATSTPPGAKRHTYRLTDAGQELFTAVVALRQWGERHAFAPGEDHSVLLDDAGRDVPRFHVLDRSGRPVTAATSHVRKAGE
- a CDS encoding MFS transporter, with the translated sequence MPSTMTNGRRFVLAAVCAVAVSTIYAIQPVLESAGSDLGLAGPALGRLVAAGQLGYFAGLVLLVPLGDVFDRRRLIVGHLVLTGTGAAITSLAPGAATAGAGLALAGLFAVVVQITVAYVAATSPAGERGRNIGTVTSGVVLGILGVRLLAGVLGDSLGWRAVYAVLAALCLALALLAHVTLHPDTRPARARYRDVLAGAGRLVATDRLLLGRGLIAFFLFASFGTLWSGLALPLGAAPWHFGTAAIGLFGLAGLIGAVAAARAGVWADAGRAQAVTGWSLALLAVSWALTARTAPSLWPLLTGVVLLDFAVQAVHVSNQHLLTAAHPERSSTVIGAYMAFYSLGSALGATTTTWAYAAEGWPASCLLGAAYALAALAVWAAARRLPDRRGPGPLHDVGKGPAR
- a CDS encoding helix-turn-helix domain-containing protein, with the translated sequence MTRSRAKDLNVCGVTAAIAVIDGKWKTALLWLLESGPCRPGELRRQLPGLSEKVLTQALREMADDGLVHREVYDELPLRTEYSLTPFGRELSETLGPLSDWGHRRLDRLTGSASAS
- a CDS encoding DUF6000 family protein, with amino-acid sequence MRHAHEDTELRSLVRRYVTPERRYLRLGGSALRLDGPERDRFVRDLGSDAGRVTPHEIDRLLEGGWRERRTAAWLIAVSDRTEFRERLGELLLASAVCCAGLAYCVSLARFGTPRDAELLAAYLDRYLRRPDLGYDQPVVMGALVFTGLNLGADHAAPFLAPGGLWHEWLDAAPHARPATDPAGYVSLIRRLCALADECVGLR
- a CDS encoding alpha/beta fold hydrolase encodes the protein MTTFPASDGTLLAYRVYGHGAPLLCVPGGPADSRYLGELGGLAAHRRLIVPDLRGTGRSAVPQDASSYRCDRLVDDVEALREHLGLPRTDLLAHSAGTNIATLYAARFPQRVGRLALITPSTRAVGIEITGQERMELAALRKGEPWYPEAITALEALTRGAEGDREAVAPFFYGRWDAAAREHSAASRPQNPEAVAGFGAEGAFDPGATRAALAGFGSPVLLLAGEFDLNSPPSAVAGFAALFPGAEFVVQPGAGHYPWLDDAGRFTSSVAAFLG
- a CDS encoding nitronate monooxygenase, which codes for MELSTAFTELLGVRHPVALAPMGGSAGGALAAAVSRGGGLGLLGAGMGDPDWLARELPLMADVEEPWGVGFLSWAVDAGGVGRALEYGPRAVMLSFGDPGPFTEQVRAAGAALIIQVTDLEEARQAVDLGADVIVAQGTESGGHGARHGRSTLPFVPVVVDLAGPVPVLAAGGIADGRGVAAALALGAAGALVGTRFQATAEALTDPSATEAIVRGRGQDTERSRVLDIARGSRWPAKYTARTLGHPYLDRWRDREAELAADPGARQRYQADVADGEVPPAPVWAGEDIDLITDVPPAADVVAALAAGAVRALRRAGSGTGCGREGSQGL